CGCCGGGGTCCGGGTCGACCTGGGGGTACGCGGCACCGAGGCGGAGAGCGGCAACATCGCCTGGCTGACCGCCATGCGCCGGGGCCTGCCCTTCGTCATCTGGAAGTACGCCGCGACGCTCGACGGCCGTTCGGCGGCGGCCGACGGCACCAGCATGTGGATCACCTCCGAGGCGGCCCGGATGGACGTGCACGCGCTGCGGGCCACCGTCGACGCGGTGGTCGTCGGCGTCGGCACCGTGCTCGCCGACGACCCCCGGCTCACCGTCCGCAACCTGCGCGACGGCAGCCTCGCCATCCAGCAGCCGCTGCGGGTGGTGGTCGACTCGGCGGGGCGTACCCCGGCCGACGCCGCGGTCCGCGACGGTGCGGCCCGGACCTGGATCGCCACCGCCGCCGAGGTGGGCACCGGCCCGGACGGCGGCGTGGACCTCTTCGCGCTGATGGCCGCGCTGCACGGGCGCGGGGTACGCGCCGTGCTGCTGGAGGGCGGCCCGCGCCTGGCCGGGGCGTTCCTCGCCGCCGGCCTGGTCGACCGCGTCGTCGGCTATCTCGCTCCCCGGCTGCTCGGCGCCGGACCCGCCGCTCTGGTCGACGCGGGTGTGAGCACCATCGCCGAGGCCATCGACCTGGAACTCACCGACGTTACGCAGATCGGTCCCGACCTGCGGATCACCGCGCTGCCCCGAAAGAGGGAGGGCTAGGCATGTTCACCGGCATCGTCGAGGAACTGGGCGAGGTCGTCGGGATCACCCCGACGGCACAGGATTCGGCCACGGTCGCCGTACGCGGCCCACTGGTCACCTCCGACGCCCGACACGGCGACTCGATCGCGGTCAACGGCGTCTGCCTGACCGTGGTGGAGGTCGACGGCGGAGTGTTCACCGCCGACGTGATGGGCGAGACGCTCCGGCGTACGGCGCTGGGCGCGCTGCGCGCCGGCGACCCGGTCAACCTGGAACGCGCCGCCGCACTGAACAGCCGCCTCGGCGGTCACCTGGTGCAGGGGCACGTCGACGGGGTGGGCGAGGTGATCTCCCGGGAACCGGCGCCGCGCTGGGAGACGGTCCGGTTCCGGCTGCCCGCCGCACTCTCCAAGTACGTGGTGGAGAAGGGGTCGATCACCGTGGACGGGGTGTCGTTGACGGTGGCCGAGGTCGGTGACGACTGGTTCTCCGTGGGCCTGATCCCCACCACGCTCTCGCTGACCACGCTCGGCGGCCGGACCGTCGGCGACCCGGTCAACCTGGAGACCGACGTCCTGGCCAAGTACGTCGAGCGCCTGCTCACCGCGCGCTCCACCGGAAGCGGAGTGCCGGCATGAGCGAGCGTCAGCGAGCGAATCATCGGTGCAGTAAGGCGCTGCCTCATGGCGGCACGGAGCGAAGCGGAGTGCCGGCATGACCTTCGATCGCATCGAGGACGCGCTGGCGGAGATCGCCGCCGGTCGACCGGTCATCGTCACCGACGACGCGGACCGGGAGAACGAGGGCGACCTGATCTTCGCCGCCGAGTTGGCCACCCCGGAACTGCTCGCGTTCACCGTGCGGCACACCTCCGGCTTCATCTGCGTACCGCTCACCGAGGACGAGTGCGACCGGCTCGACCTGCCGCCCATGCACCACACGAACCAGGACCGGCGGCAGACCGCGTACACGGTGACCGTGGACGCCCGCGAGGGCGTGAGCACCGGTATCTCCGCCGCCGACCGGGCGCACACCATCCGGCTGCTCGCCGACCCGGCCACCGGCCCGGCCGACCTGGCCCGACCCGGTCACGTGGTGCCGCTGCGGGCCCGCACCGGCGGGGTGCTGCGTCGGCCGGGGCACACCGAGGCGGCCGTGGACCTGACCCGGTTGGCCGGGCTGCGTCCGGCCGGCGTGCTCTGCGAACTGGTCAACGACGACGGCACCATGATGCGGTTGCCGGACCTGGAGAAGTTCCGGGCCGAACACTCGCTGACCCTGATCACCATCGCCGACCTGATCGCCTACCGACGGCGCACCGAGAAGCAGGTGGAGCTGGTCGCCGACGCGCGGATGCCCACCGAGCACGGGGTGTTCCGGGCGTTGGGCTACCGCAGCGAGTACGACACGGCCGAGCACGTGGCGCTGGTGATCGGCGACATCGGTGACGGGCGCGACGTGCTGGTGCGGGTGCACTCCGAGTGCCTGACCGGCGACGTCTTCGCCTCGGTGCGCTGCGACTGCGGGCCGCAGCTCAACGCCGCGCTGGAGCGGGTGGCCCGGGAGGGGCGGGGCGTGGTCCTCTACGTCCGAGGCCACGAGGGACGCGGCATCGGCCTGTTGCACAAGCTCCAGGCGTACCAGTTGCAGGACCAGGGCCGGGACACCGTCGACGCGAACCTGGACCTGGGCCTGCCGGCCGACGCCCGGGACTACGGCACCGGCGCGCAGATCCTCTACGACCTCGGGGTCCGCACGATGCGGCTGCTGACCAACAACCCGGCCAAGCGGGCCGGGCTGGAAGGCTACGGGCTCACCGTGACCGGCCGTGAGGGCCTGCCGGTGCGCCCGCACCCGGAGAACGTGCGCTACCTGCGCACCAAGCGGGACCGGATGGGGCACCTGCTCGACCTGGACGAGGTGTCGGAGGCCCCGATGGGCCGTCCGGTCGCCGGCAAAGAGATCGGAGCGTAGGCGAGATGGCGGGTTTCGGCGAGCCGGGGACGACCCCGGTCGACGCGTCCGGGATGACCGTGGGAGTGGTCGCCGCACGGTGGCACGGTGAGCTGACCGACCACATGCTGGAGCGGGCGGTCGCCGCCGCGCAGGCGTGCGGGGCGCGGGCCGTGACGGCCCGGGTGGCCGGCTCGGTGGAGCTGCCGGTGGTCGCGCAGGCGTTGGCCCGCCGCTGCGACGTGGTGGTCGCGCTCGGCGTCGTGATCCGTGGCGCGACCGCGCACTTCGACTACGTCTGCCGCTCGGTCACCGACGGGCTGACCCGCATCGCGCTGGACGAGGGCAAGCCGGTGGCACACGGCGTGCTCACCGTCGACACCATCGAGCAGGCCCGCGACCGGGCCGGGCTGCCCGGCTCCGCCGAGGACAAGGGCTGGGCCGCCACCGTCGCCGCACTCGACGCGGCGCTGGCCGTCCGGCAGGTCGCCACCGCCGGCAACCAACGCGTCGGCTTCGGCGCCTGACCGCCCGTCACCCCTCCGTCGCCGGAGGGGTGACGGGCGGTCAGTGCAGAACTGCGAGCCGGCGCTTCAATTGATCAATGAATCGGTGGAGGATGTCGCTGGGAACCGCAACCTCTCTTCTTGGGTGGGTGCCTACGCGGATCGGAACGTGGCCTTTCGGCAACGACCAGCAGAGGCGAATTTCTCAGCGTGAAGCGGCGGATCCCGACGCCAAGTCCTAGGACAGGTCCGGACGACGAGGGGACCGGGATATGCCTCCACGTGCCAGCACGATTGTGGACCCGCGTTTCGCTGCTGAGTTGCGGCGGTTGCGTGAGGAGCGGGGGCTTTCTCTGCGACAGTTGGCCGCCGTTGTCAACCACGGCAAGAGCCTGATTCACCAGTTCGAGTCGGGGCAGACCAAACCCACCGTGGAGATCGCGGCCCGGCTGGACCGGGCGCTCCAGGCACAGGGAGCATTGGCCGGGATGGTGTCGACGGCTCCGGAGGTGGGGGAGCGGCTGGCATTTGCGGCGCTGCGGCCCCACCACGTCGATTCCGCTGCGGTCAACGCTCTCGGCAATCTCCTCGCGGGTTACCGCCTCTTGGAGGATGCCATCGGGTCTGGACCCGTGATGGGAGCGGTCCGGATGCAACTCGACACGGTGGTGTCCCTGCTGCGCGACGCACCTGTGGGGACGAGAGCCGAGATGGTGGACATGGCTGCTCAGTGGGCACAGTTCGCGGGATGGCTGGGTATCGCCCGAGGGGACGCGAGTGCGGCGACTACCTGGCATGCGCGGGCTCTGCAATGGGCGAACGAGGCCGGCAACAAGAATCTAGTCGCCACTGTGCTGTCGTTTCAGGGCCACCAAGCGGAGTGGCAGGGTGATCTGCCGGCAATGGTCGGACTGTCCCGCGCCGCTCGACGGGACGACAGCGTCGATGCTGCGCTGCGAGCCTACTGCGCAGGTCAGGAGGCTAGAGGATTGGCTATGGCGGGCGCGGCTGCCGCCGAAGTGAGTAGCTGCTTGGCCGAGGCGTCCGAGTTGGCCGACCAGGCTGCGGAGGGGCCATTGTCCCCGTGGGGCTACTGGTACACGCGGTCGTTCTTCGCCGTGCAGCACGGCATCGCGTGGCGCTACCTCGGCGCGACCGACAGCCGTGCGAACGACCGAGCGCTGGAATTGCTGATGACGGGTGTCGCAGGGGTGAGCGAGGAGGCGGCCGGAGCGGATTGGCACGGGCGCAACCTCGTGCACCTTGCCATCGCACAGGGGCAGGCTGGCGACCTGACAGCGGCCCGCGAGACGTTGGCAGCGGCGGATCAGATAGCCGTTGCCTCCGCGTCTCGACGGCTGACCAACGAGGTCATTGCGGCTGTCCGCGAACTCGCTCTGTCCGGCATGCCGTAGCGGACGAGGCGACTCGCTCGACTTGCTCTCCGTGATCTCAGGATGATCGAGGGTGACGGCGGCAGCAGTTATCATCCTCCATCCTCTTGCCGCCGCGCCCTCGTCGAAGGGCCGGGAAATGGGCAGCAGAGACCGTCGGGCATCAGCGAGCCGTGGCGAAGAGATCGAGGCGGCCGAGCGGGAGGCCGCAAAGCAGCGGATTCTCGATCTCGCCGAAGCGGAGCGGATACCGGCCGAGGAGACAACCCGCGTGCGTCGGGCCGGCCGGGGCCGTCGTGCGGAGTGAGGTGCCGATAGGGCGCCGCATGGCGCAGTGGCGGGTGCGGCGGCGAATGACCCAGCAGATGCTCGCCGATCGGCTGGGAAAGTCGAAGAGTTGGGTCGACAAGGTGGAGCGAGGTGCCCGTGCTCTCGACCGGTACCCCCTGATCGAGGAGATCGCGCGGGTCCTGCGGGTTGATCCCTCCGTGTTGCTTGGTCGCCACGTCGGTGGGCTCTCATCGACGGTCAGCGA
Above is a window of Verrucosispora sp. NA02020 DNA encoding:
- the ribD gene encoding bifunctional diaminohydroxyphosphoribosylaminopyrimidine deaminase/5-amino-6-(5-phosphoribosylamino)uracil reductase RibD, giving the protein MASVSVDEAMRRAIELAARGLGTTSPNPVVGCVLLDADGEVVGEGFHAYAGGPHAEIVALAQAGRRAKGGTAVVTLEPCDHTGRTGPCSAALVQAGVARVVIAVPDPNPVATGGAATLRAAGVRVDLGVRGTEAESGNIAWLTAMRRGLPFVIWKYAATLDGRSAAADGTSMWITSEAARMDVHALRATVDAVVVGVGTVLADDPRLTVRNLRDGSLAIQQPLRVVVDSAGRTPADAAVRDGAARTWIATAAEVGTGPDGGVDLFALMAALHGRGVRAVLLEGGPRLAGAFLAAGLVDRVVGYLAPRLLGAGPAALVDAGVSTIAEAIDLELTDVTQIGPDLRITALPRKREG
- a CDS encoding riboflavin synthase, which encodes MFTGIVEELGEVVGITPTAQDSATVAVRGPLVTSDARHGDSIAVNGVCLTVVEVDGGVFTADVMGETLRRTALGALRAGDPVNLERAAALNSRLGGHLVQGHVDGVGEVISREPAPRWETVRFRLPAALSKYVVEKGSITVDGVSLTVAEVGDDWFSVGLIPTTLSLTTLGGRTVGDPVNLETDVLAKYVERLLTARSTGSGVPA
- a CDS encoding bifunctional 3,4-dihydroxy-2-butanone-4-phosphate synthase/GTP cyclohydrolase II, whose product is MTFDRIEDALAEIAAGRPVIVTDDADRENEGDLIFAAELATPELLAFTVRHTSGFICVPLTEDECDRLDLPPMHHTNQDRRQTAYTVTVDAREGVSTGISAADRAHTIRLLADPATGPADLARPGHVVPLRARTGGVLRRPGHTEAAVDLTRLAGLRPAGVLCELVNDDGTMMRLPDLEKFRAEHSLTLITIADLIAYRRRTEKQVELVADARMPTEHGVFRALGYRSEYDTAEHVALVIGDIGDGRDVLVRVHSECLTGDVFASVRCDCGPQLNAALERVAREGRGVVLYVRGHEGRGIGLLHKLQAYQLQDQGRDTVDANLDLGLPADARDYGTGAQILYDLGVRTMRLLTNNPAKRAGLEGYGLTVTGREGLPVRPHPENVRYLRTKRDRMGHLLDLDEVSEAPMGRPVAGKEIGA
- the ribH gene encoding 6,7-dimethyl-8-ribityllumazine synthase produces the protein MAGFGEPGTTPVDASGMTVGVVAARWHGELTDHMLERAVAAAQACGARAVTARVAGSVELPVVAQALARRCDVVVALGVVIRGATAHFDYVCRSVTDGLTRIALDEGKPVAHGVLTVDTIEQARDRAGLPGSAEDKGWAATVAALDAALAVRQVATAGNQRVGFGA
- a CDS encoding helix-turn-helix domain-containing protein, whose protein sequence is MPPRASTIVDPRFAAELRRLREERGLSLRQLAAVVNHGKSLIHQFESGQTKPTVEIAARLDRALQAQGALAGMVSTAPEVGERLAFAALRPHHVDSAAVNALGNLLAGYRLLEDAIGSGPVMGAVRMQLDTVVSLLRDAPVGTRAEMVDMAAQWAQFAGWLGIARGDASAATTWHARALQWANEAGNKNLVATVLSFQGHQAEWQGDLPAMVGLSRAARRDDSVDAALRAYCAGQEARGLAMAGAAAAEVSSCLAEASELADQAAEGPLSPWGYWYTRSFFAVQHGIAWRYLGATDSRANDRALELLMTGVAGVSEEAAGADWHGRNLVHLAIAQGQAGDLTAARETLAAADQIAVASASRRLTNEVIAAVRELALSGMP